A window of Theileria equi strain WA chromosome 4 map unlocalized gcontig_1105471998858, whole genome shotgun sequence contains these coding sequences:
- a CDS encoding hypothetical protein (encoded by transcript BEWA_016850A) produces the protein MTSIYLVISVIIVSIELLEAVDPNGAPQGSPESDHPAPSGQNPPINDSPASNDGPVEPDDEEVDDYQITMPQKGDTSDYIDKDEEGDDESFDFEGDYRNFFEVDVIPDGGEGTTRRPGQQDIFIVQGAGFSGINRRYSDNYGTDRVNQGPGIGSGRPSISFREFMGLSNSTERRKRGFSESGWLHEDIDEELEKLKGGLVNVELSDLEEYDKKLNAQVADNNRNPLINLPERAENLPRLQDQIQHLEVPERQPQNILRNAY, from the exons ATGACATCCATATACCTTGTAATTTCCGTAATAATTGTCTCCATTGAGCTCCTGGAGGCGGTGGATCCCAACGGAGCACCTCAGGGGAGCCCTGAATCCGACCACCCCGCTCCCAGTGGCCAAAATCCGCCTATAAACGACAGTCCAGCATCAAATGACGGTCCTGTAGAGCCAGACGATGAGGAGGTGGACGACTACCAGATCACGATGCCGCAAAAGGGCGACACATCCGACTACATCGACAAGGACGAGGAGGGAGACGACGAAAGTTTTGATTTTGAGGGCGACTACCGCAACTTTTTTGAGGTTGACGTCATCCCCGACGGAGGCGAAGGCACCACGAGGCGACCAGGACAGCAGGACATTTTTATCGTTCAAGGCGCTGGATTCTCAGGTATAAATCGTCGTTATAGTGACAATTACGGTACAGATCGCGTCAATCAAGGGCCAGGTATAGGCAGCGGAAGGCCTAGCATCAGTTTCAGAGAGTTTATGGGCCTAAGCAACAGTACGGAGCGAAGGAAACGAGGATTCAGTGAGAGCGGCTGGCTACATGAAGATATCGACGAGGAACTTGAGAAACTTAAAGGTGGACTCGTAAACGTAGAACTCAGCGATTTGGAAGAGTATGACAAGAAGTTGAACGCCCAGGTCGCTGACAACAATCGAAACCCTCTGATAAACCTACCGGAAAGAGCCGAGAACTTGCCGAGACTCCAAGACCAAATTCAGCATTTAGAGGTTCCAGAGAGACAGCCACAG AATATCCTGCGCAACGCTTATTGA